The sequence ACGGATGCACAGTTGACTCTTGCGTATGGACGGCGCTACGGTCTTGTCGGTCAGAACGGTATCGGTAAATCTACGCTGCTGCGAGCTCTCAGTCGCCGAGAAGTTGCCATTCCCAATCACATTTCGATTCTTCACGTCGAGCAAGAGGtaaattttgatttttggggAGCATGCGAACTTCTCAAATCAAGATCCCTGGCTGACCAAAATCTATAGATCATGGGTGATGACACACCGGCCCTTCAAGCCGTGCTGGATGCAGACGTCTGGCGCAAGCATCTGCTTTCAGAACAGGAGGTGCGTTTTCTGGCCATTTTTCATCCTTTTGCCTTGGCTAACCAGAGGCTCTAGAAAATCTCCAAGCAACTGAATGCCATCGAAGAGGAACGGTCGCAAATGGCCGACACATCTCAAGATGCTGCCAGATTAGATCACGAGAGGGAGGGTCTGGACGTCACTTTGTCTGATATCCACTCCAAACTTTCCGAAATGGAGTCCGACAAGGCCGAATCTCGAGCTGCTAGTATCCTGGCTGGTCTCGGTTTCTCTCCCGAGCGTCAGCAGTACGCTACAAAGACGTTCTCAGGTGGTTGGCGAATGCGTTTGGCTTTGGCTCGTGCTCTGTTCTGCGAACCTGACTTGCTACTTCTTGACGGTCCGTATCCTGACAACCCCGTAAGTCTTATGGATGGGATCGCCTTGCTGACTCGAATACAGAACCTTCCAACATGTTGGATGTGCCGTCCATTACTTTCCTTGCCAACTACCTGCAGGGCTACCCCAGCACAGTTCTTGTCGTTTCTCACGATCGTGCATTCCTCAACGAAGTTGCCACGGATATTATCCATCAGCACTCTGAACGACTGGACTACTACAAGGGTGCTAACTTTGGTGAGATAACCTCATTGTCCTGTCGTATGTCAACTTCTGCTAATCCAAatattctttctctcccacaGAGTCCTTCTATGCGACCAAGGAGGAGCGCAGAAAGATGGCCAAGCGCGAGTATGAGAAGCAGATGGCCGAGCGTGCTCACCTTCAAGGTTCGTTTTCGTTCGTTCCCGGCCACAGAAATAATTCGCCTGCTAATCGCTTCCCCAAAGCCTTCATCGATAAATTCCGTTACAATGCGGCCAAGTCCTCAGAAGCTCAATCACgtatcaagaagctcgaacGTATGCCGGTTCTCGAAGCTCCCGAGAGCGAATATGTCGTTCACTTCCAATTCCCCGAGGTCGAGAAGCTTTCACCGCCCATCGTTCAAATGTCGGATGTCGCCTTCGGTTACACTCCCGAGAAGCCTCTGCTCCGAGACGTCGACCTGGACGTCCAGCTGGATTCTCGAATTGGTATTGTGGGACCCAACGGTGCGGGTAAGACTACAGTACTGAAGCTGCTCACGAACCAACTCACTCCCACAAAGGGTCAGATTTCAACACACTCCCGTTTGCGTATTGGATTCTTCGCGCAGCATCACGTGGATGCTCTTGATCTAACCACCAGCGCTGTGAGTTTCATGGCCAAAACTTACCCTGGTAAGAGCGATGAAGAGTACCGTCGTCACTTGGGTGCCTTTGGTATCACCGGTATGACTGGTCTCCAACGTATGGAGCTCTTGTCTGGAGGTCAAAAGTCCCGTGTTGCATTTGCTTGTTTGTCTCTCACCAACCCTCACATCCTGGTTCTTGACGAGCCTTCCAACCACTTGGATATTGAGGGTATGGATGCGCTTTCGGAAGCGCTGCAACGCTTCGAGGGTGGTGTGGTCATGGTCTCTCACGATGTCACTATGCTCCAGAACGTCTGCAAGAGCCTGTGGGTCTGTGACCATGGAACGGTGACCAAGTTTGATGGCGATGTCAAGGCGTACAAGAAGTTGATTAGTTCCCAAGCTGATGCAGCTGGCGTTGTTGCCAAGCACTAAGGTTGAAAAACAGTTATATACCATGAAATTGATCGTGCAACAGTCACAATTCCTCTTTACTCTCAGGAAAAACCCAGGCCTCAATCTATAAACGACGTTCCAAATTCTAGACATGCTTTTGTTTTATTCAGGTAATGGTAAAATATCACGCATTGGCGTAGAACTGTGGTGTATATTTCGTAGGTCACCACATTTCGAACTCTTGGAGAAGTCGTGAGTGGATCCCGTGATGTGAACCCGCAGTCAGCCGCCCTTTTGCGGAAAGTCTGTCGACCTTAGATTTCTCGATCTCCAATCCGCAGTCTTCTTGTCAAATCCTCAGTTTGAAGAGGATACCCACAAATGGGGACTTTATTTCGACAGATTGTAAAATGTCTTTAAGTAGTGAGATCGGAGATTCCGGGTCACAAGCGCCTCTCCTTGCGGAGACCGACGCTTATCCAGACAATGATCCTGAGGCGGCCCCAAGCGACGATGGTCAGTCCATGTCCGATTCGCAGTATTCAGGTGGATGGTTTATCTGGAGCTTGACATTTTCCGCTGGGCTCAGCGGCTTGCTGTTTGGCTACGAGTGGGTTGACGAcgtcctccttctccgtTATCGCTCTGGTAAAACTTACAGTTTCTGCACCTGCGCAGTACCGGTGTCATCTCGTCTACGCTTGTGACTGTCGGCTCCGAACTGTCTGGTCGAGCGCTTACAACGCTTGACGAGAGTGCGATCACCTCGTGTACAAGCTTGTTTGCGCTCATAGCTTGTCCATTCACCGGCATATTAGCAGACAAGTACGGCCGTCGACGCATCATTCTTGTTGCCGATGTTCTCTTTGCTCTAGGAGCAATACTGCAGGCCTCTACCAGCCAAGTATGGGGCATGATCGCCGGCCGTAGTATTGTCGGCCTAGCTGTCGGTAGCGCAAGTGCAGTGACACCAATGTATGTCATCCCAAATGCTTCCCTGAAGATGAATGATTGTGCTGCGCCGGGGGGTCGTGAGCAATGAGCATTTAGCTGAGCAATGTCAATGAACAGGTATATTTCGGAGGTGGCGCCCTCGCACATCAGAGGACGACTGGTTGTTATCCTAGCTCTTCTCATAACCGGTGGCCAGGTCGTGGCTTATATCATTGGATGGCTTTTTTCTGAATCGGCGGGGGGCTGGCGCTGGATCGTTGGCTTGGGCGCAGCGCCTGCGATTGTGCAATTTGCCATCATCCTTCTGCTGCCAGAGACACCCCGCTGGCTCGTCAAGATGGGATTCGATCATAGAGCCGTCGAGGTGCTTTCACGCATCTACCATGATTCACCGAGCTGTGATCGTATCGTTCGACGGGTCATGCGGGACATCAAAGGTGAGATTGCCGAAGAGAAATTGCAGAGAGATCCGAGCGAAGATCAGGACAGTCGGCCGCAGTGGCTCCTCGACATCTACCAACGAGCTCGCGTTCTCTTCCACGAGGGCGGGAACCGCCGCGCCTTGACAATCGCAATGATGCTCCAGGCTCTTCAACAGCTTTGCGGCTTTAACAGTCTGATGTACTTCTCGGGGATCATCTTCTCAGCTCTATCCTTTTCTTCACCCACGTTGACTTCATTGACTGTGGCTGGAACCAACTTCATTTTCACACTGGTCGCTTTTGTGCTGATTGATAGAATCGGCCGACGGCGTATCCTGCTGTATTCTGTGCCGGTCATGGTTGTCTCGCTCTTGTTGTGTGCTGTGGCATTTTCTTCATTGGATATTTCTTTGGATCCCCAGGTGCCACCTGCAAGGCCAACTGGCTCCCTGGACGAGGCAGGGTCGACATACGCCGTGGTCATTCTCGCGTGCCTGAGCATCTTCACAGCCGCATACGCATTCGGCATTGGAAATGTGCCCTGGCAACAGTCAGAATTATTCCCGCTGAACGTAAGGTCCACGGGTTCGGGACTGGCGACAGCAACGAACTGGGGTTGCAACTTCATCGTAGGCCTCACTTTTCTCCCGATGATGAAGTGGCTGTCTCCTACTTGGACATTTGCCGTGTATGCACTGATTTGTGCTCTTGGGTGGCTTGCTATTTGGAGGATCTACCCAGAACTGAGCGGACTCGGCCTCGAAGAAGTCAAAGGTCTCCTAGCTCATAGTTGGGGCGTTGAACAAACCCTCAGAAGGCGATCAAACTCGCAGCGAGAACAGGATATTTGAACATATTTCCTGGCACGAGTTATATGCATAGAATATCAGAGAATTCGACACTTCCAAGTTTGCCTCTAATGATTTACTCCTGCATGTGCATCAATGCCGCTGTTGATAGGTCGACCTCACTCTTACTTGCGACGTCCTCTATCACCTTCCCACCCCCCACGAAATTTCACTTCTTTTACTCCAAACTCACCCCAAGACACTTGGATAACTTTTGCGCTCAGAGAATTATTTCTCAATTGCCTGACAGATGCTCATTGCAAGCCACTCTCTCGCCGTTCGCCATCTCCCATATTTGCGCTCCTGCGCTGTCCCTGACTTTTCACCACTGAAATCGATAGCCTTGCCAAccaagaagatgagatcaCGAACCAAGGCAACCGCAAGCCGAATGTTCCTGAAGCTCCCGAATGAGGTGAGGAGTCCGTCCGTGCAGCACGCGATGCATTAACACTGACCAGTCTTTATACCCAGATCCTACAGCATATTGCGAGTTTCCTGACTTCGGACCAAGATCTGGGAAATTTTGGTCTTGCTTGCAGAGCTATCAACGACCGCGTGCTGGGCTCCGCCTCCAGCGTGTGGAGAGCTCGCTTTCAGGACAGATACGACCTTCCTCCAGGCAAGACGAATGCAGAACTCGGCTTTGAATACCGGGTTCGGGCCCTTGTCCTGCCACAAGCCATTGATTTCAAACAGGAGGCGAGCGAGCATCAAACCCTTTGGCTTGAAGTGATGCAGCAGATGCTACTTGAGATACTGACACTACCTCTCACATTGGAATCGTCCAAGACGTATGAGCGAATTTGCGAAGTCCTGAGCAAGAGCGAGTTGCTGGAGCACCCACTCAGACAAACCCCTTCGGAGCTCTTCTGTGCAGTGCAGCTGGTTCGTCCACGAGCaaaattttgattttgtttcATAGTATCATTCTCAAGTGATGGGTGTGATGACTCACAATTTCCTAATCTCGTATAGTGCCTCACTTCCCTGGCCCTCGCCTTGCATGACGCAGATGGAAAGACCCCTAAAATAAAGAATCACTGCACTCGATCCGAGTATGATCCTGCCGTCGTATACTCGCTCGGAGATGATTTGAGTACGCCGTTTGTCGAGCATGAGAAACTTGACTTGGCCCGCTTATTGCACATTCGCGGCTTCTGGCAGCGCCATATGCTGAATCAAGCCGAGCAAACGTTTTACGAAACCTTTATTCGGTTGCCTGAAACGGTCAGACCTCAGGCACGGAAGACGTTTAATGACCTGGAAGCGAATATTGCCATTTGTTGGCTGGGCTACTATTGTGAGATCGGcagttttttctttcttctttctctctctctctctctttttttttcttctcccttaACCGTGAAACTGCCCAAGCTGACTCATTCCACCACAGCATGCCTGCATCCCATGCCAACCAGACgtgaagactttgaagaccAGGAGACCTGTGCTGACCTCCGAGGAGAGCATATAATCCTTCCTGAGATCATGGTACGACAATGCAATTTAAAAACAAGTTTGAACATGGAGGCTctgtccaaaaaaaaaagaaaaacacatATTGATCAAACACAATCGAATCATTCAAACCAGATGTTAACCGTCAACCCGAACACGGAAGCGTTCTGGCCTGAGAGCTGCAACAAATTCATCCCCATCCATGAAGACGACAAAGTCGACCGTTCCTACTTTCGCGGTATACAAAACACGCTGAATGGCGAACCGGGACAGCACTCTGTATTTGGATTCACCGAGACTATTGCGCACAGTTACGGTGGCATACCTGGATGGATGCGCGTGTGCCTTACCATTTGCGAGGGACCTCGTGACGACAGTGACGATGATcgtgacgatgatgacccGAGCCAGGAAAGCGGTGGTCTGTGGGTTCATGGGTATGAAGGGGTGGTTTTGCCTGGAGGACGTATCATGCTGGGTCGATGGATTGATATGAAGACGATGGACGCAAGTGGACGTGGTCCGTTTATTTTTTGGAATTAGTGATTGCGACTGATGGACAGGTGCTTACTTCTCGCGGTGTGCCCGAGCAGATGAGTTTCGTCTGCTatcttcctttcctcctttctttttctatgGGAATTCGGCATAGGGGTGGAAGTCTGAGATACACATGCACAGGGGCCCGATGGTGGTTATGGCCAGAGGATTGAGTTAGCAGCAAGGCGTATTACTTCCAAAGACACATTAGCGACTTACTGCATTCAATGGAATTTCTTTAGTATTAATACTACGCATGGTGAATGCGGCAACTGTTGCGCCTTGGCATTAGTGGTCACTACCTATCCAATCGGTCTTCGTTGCGCATAATTCGGTGGCCTCGTCTGTTGACCTTTTACGCCACGTGCTACACACAAGGCCGCTGAAGCCATTAACAGCCAGGTTGTTCTAGTCCGTGATCCACGTTCACAATTTCTCGCCTAGTAGAGGCAGAGATCTAACTAGTGCGAGCTGTGATAAAGGCAAGAAGCAGCGGTTCGTTAGCGCTCTACGCCCAGTCTGTACTAGTGAATTGAGTCTACTGGAAGTCTTGAAATTGGCAAAGCAATGAAAATGCTGACCAGACATAATTATGTAGGGGtcaaagaaaacaaaatcatCATGAGAGGAGATATATGTATATATTACTCCTCAATGTCCTTGACCTTTTCCCATTCGCCCTTCAGATTTTCCTTCCACAGACTGACTTTGTTGTCACCACCGCTGACAGCAAGAATGTTCCCGCTCAAACTCCAGCTTGCCCGCCACAACACGGTGTCAAACTCGAGTGTTTGGCTGGTCCATTGGCCAGGGTTGGAGGCGTCCGAAGTCCAGATGCGGACGGTCTTGTCCTGCGAGGCAGAGGCAATGTATGACTTGGATAGAATGCTGGGGGACCAGGCCACATCACGAACCCAGTCTGAGTGGCCCTCCAGGGTCTGGGTGAGGTTGTAAGTCTTGGATTCGGCACTGTGAACACATGAATTAGCTCTCCTGGCGTGATACACCACCGTTCGATCGTTCGACATGAAAACATACTTGTagtcccagatcttgatcaagtTGTCGCTTCCACCGGTCACAAATCGTCGCTGCTGGCCCGGCCCAGGGTTGGAGCTGATCAAGCTCCCCGCAGCGGCTGCAGGCGCCCAGCTGATCGAGTTCACACCCATGCCGTGGGCATGAAAAGTCTGGTGCGTCCAGGCATTGTCGCGGAATTCGAGCACACTCACATGTCCATCCGAAGAAGCACAGGCGAGAATGCAGCCGCTCTCATGAGGTGCCCAAGAGACCATGTTCACGGAAGCGGTGTGAAGAGAGAAGTCGAAGACCTTGGTCCAAGAGCTCCCGGAGGACGGAGAGGTCGCATTCTGTGGTTGTTCGCGCCAGATCAAGACCTTGCCATCATATGAAGAGGAGGCCAAGATTGTGCCGAACTTGGGATGCGCCTAAATGCGAACAAAGTGCGGTGGTTAGCCAAGTTGATTGCGCGCCAATCCACGTGGTTTTCGAACGAAATGAACTCCAACTTACCCATGCGACACACCACACAGCACCCTCGTGTCTGCCCCAAGTTTCGCGCTGGTCAGAAGATGTGAAAGTATAGCGAACGCAGCATGTTCACATTGACTTACCCCT comes from Penicillium oxalicum strain HP7-1 chromosome I, whole genome shotgun sequence and encodes:
- a CDS encoding putative ABC transporter ATP-binding protein, with product MEAELQSKIPGLDRVISEYSVGYLTHASNLYVEETNTQSPLAEAAETVTELLVSASGDFSTKNRDAISSLVEKFITSLSSANGADSEKRQMPMMAKRLDQTINVGSQRNMSSTLGLSGTTVDLESANARKVESRVDKKKLEKAERKIRAKQEKKQMKTVHYEASRLLNQPDEAMSYEEFFMAVNPLQLGSDSQSKSKDIKLDNIDISVSGLRILTDAQLTLAYGRRYGLVGQNGIGKSTLLRALSRREVAIPNHISILHVEQEIMGDDTPALQAVLDADVWRKHLLSEQEKISKQLNAIEEERSQMADTSQDAARLDHEREGLDVTLSDIHSKLSEMESDKAESRAASILAGLGFSPERQQYATKTFSGGWRMRLALARALFCEPDLLLLDEPSNMLDVPSITFLANYLQGYPSTVLVVSHDRAFLNEVATDIIHQHSERLDYYKGANFESFYATKEERRKMAKREYEKQMAERAHLQGSFSFVPGHRNNSPANRFPKAFIDKFRYNAAKSSEAQSRIKKLERMPVLEAPESEYVVHFQFPEVEKLSPPIVQMSDVAFGYTPEKPLLRDVDLDVQLDSRIGIVGPNGAGKTTVLKLLTNQLTPTKGQISTHSRLRIGFFAQHHVDALDLTTSAVSFMAKTYPGKSDEEYRRHLGAFGITGMTGLQRMELLSGGQKSRVAFACLSLTNPHILVLDEPSNHLDIEGMDALSEALQRFEGGVVMVSHDVTMLQNVCKSLWVCDHGTVTKFDGDVKAYKKLISSQADAAGVVAKH
- a CDS encoding Myo-inositol transporter 1, with the translated sequence MSLSSEIGDSGSQAPLLAETDAYPDNDPEAAPSDDGQSMSDSQYSGGWFIWSLTFSAGLSGLLFGYDTGVISSTLVTVGSELSGRALTTLDESAITSCTSLFALIACPFTGILADKYGRRRIILVADVLFALGAILQASTSQVWGMIAGRSIVGLAVGSASAVTPMYISEVAPSHIRGRLVVILALLITGGQVVAYIIGWLFSESAGGWRWIVGLGAAPAIVQFAIILLLPETPRWLVKMGFDHRAVEVLSRIYHDSPSCDRIVRRVMRDIKGEIAEEKLQRDPSEDQDSRPQWLLDIYQRARVLFHEGGNRRALTIAMMLQALQQLCGFNSLMYFSGIIFSALSFSSPTLTSLTVAGTNFIFTLVAFVLIDRIGRRRILLYSVPVMVVSLLLCAVAFSSLDISLDPQVPPARPTGSLDEAGSTYAVVILACLSIFTAAYAFGIGNVPWQQSELFPLNVRSTGSGLATATNWGCNFIVGLTFLPMMKWLSPTWTFAVYALICALGWLAIWRIYPELSGLGLEEVKGLLAHSWGVEQTLRRRSNSQREQDI
- a CDS encoding Protein transport protein sec13, yielding MAAAQVISNSGHEDMIHDAGLDYYGRRLATCSSDKTIKIFEIEGESHRLVETLKGHEGAVWCVAWAHPKFGTILASSSYDGKVLIWREQPQNATSPSSGSSWTKVFDFSLHTASVNMVSWAPHESGCILACASSDGHVSVLEFRDNAWTHQTFHAHGMGVNSISWAPAAAAGSLISSNPGPGQQRRFVTGGSDNLIKIWDYNAESKTYNLTQTLEGHSDWVRDVAWSPSILSKSYIASASQDKTVRIWTSDASNPGQWTSQTLEFDTVLWRASWSLSGNILAVSGGDNKVSLWKENLKGEWEKVKDIEE